In Corythoichthys intestinalis isolate RoL2023-P3 chromosome 11, ASM3026506v1, whole genome shotgun sequence, a single genomic region encodes these proteins:
- the cryba1l1 gene encoding crystallin, beta A1, like 1: protein MFRTTRSPLMQPLANSGLGTAPVFKVTVFEQEHFQGKNLELTSECINIQECGLDNIRSIRVESGAWVGFEHHDFQGQQLILERGEYPHWDSYSGSLAYHVERLMSLRPIPCASHQSSRMTIFEKENFMGRSVEICDDYPSLQAMGWQTPEVGSMHVQCGAFVCYQFPGYRGQQYIMECERHSGDYQQCKTWGSHCQTPQIQSIRRIQH, encoded by the exons ATGTTCAGAACTACAAGGTCCCCACTGATGCAACCACTGGCAAACTCAGGACTGGGCACGGCGCCAGTCTTCAAG GTGACTGTTTTCGAGCAGGAGCATTTTCAGGGCAAGAACTTAGAGCTTACCTCAGAGTGCATTAACATCCAGGAGTGCGGTCTGGACAACATCCGCTCCATCAGGGTGGAGAGTGGCGC TTGGGTCGGTTTCGAGCATCATGACTTCCAAGGCCAGCAGTTGATCCTGGAAAGAGGAGAGTACCCCCACTGGGACTCCTACAGCGGCTCCCTCGCCTACCACGTGGAACGCCTTATGTCTCTGCGCCCCATCCCTTGTGct TCACACCAAAGCAGCCGCATGACCATCTTTGAGAAGGAGAACTTCATGGGACGCAGCGTGGAGATCTGTGATGATTACCCCTCACTGCAGGCCATGGGATGGCAGACGCCCGAAGTGGGCTCCATGCATGTGCAATGTGGCGC CTTTGTGTGCTACCAGTTTCCTGGTTACCGGGGCCAGCAGTACATCATGGAGTGCGAGAGACACAGTGGGGACTACCAGCAATGTAAAACCTGGGGTTCCCACTGCCAGACGCCCCAGATCCAATCCATCAGGCGCATTCAGCACTGA